A window from bacterium encodes these proteins:
- a CDS encoding TetR/AcrR family transcriptional regulator produces the protein MRKNLPSPPEGAIDMQLPPRQRLLAAARALFAQHGIRAVGVESIAEAAGSNKMTLYRHFESKDVLVAEYLRALAHEADGFWAQLVAAHPADPRAQLSAWLDAMMQGLNSGRGCALANAAVELPEKDHPARPIIEAHKIGTHHQLVELCRAAGVPQPELLADELFLLLEGARVSSQSVGPNGPGAQFRQMAERLIQAHTTH, from the coding sequence ATGAGAAAAAACCTCCCGAGCCCACCCGAGGGCGCCATCGACATGCAACTGCCGCCGCGCCAGCGCCTGTTGGCAGCGGCCCGCGCGCTCTTCGCCCAGCACGGCATCCGCGCGGTGGGGGTCGAGAGCATCGCCGAGGCGGCGGGCTCCAACAAGATGACGCTGTATCGCCACTTCGAGTCGAAGGACGTGCTGGTGGCGGAGTACCTGCGCGCACTCGCGCACGAGGCCGATGGCTTCTGGGCGCAGCTCGTCGCAGCTCATCCGGCCGACCCCAGAGCCCAGCTGAGTGCCTGGCTCGACGCCATGATGCAGGGCCTCAACAGCGGGCGCGGCTGTGCGCTGGCGAACGCCGCCGTCGAGTTGCCCGAAAAGGACCACCCTGCGCGCCCCATCATCGAAGCCCACAAGATCGGCACCCACCACCAGCTCGTAGAGCTCTGCCGCGCCGCCGGCGTCCCCCAGCCGGAGCTGCTCGCCGACGAGCTGTTCTTGCTGCTCGAAGGCGCGCGCGTCAGCTCCCAGAGCGTGGGGCCCAACGGCCCTGGCGCCCAGTTCCGGCAGATGGCCGAACGCCTGATCCAGGCCCACACCACTCATTAG
- a CDS encoding DoxX family protein, which produces MSVNVATSASPSKAWTIGLWVLQVLLAAMFGMAGTMKATAPITQLAANMPWVAELPALVRFIGIAELAAALGLILPAATRILPFLTPLAGAGLALIMVLAAGFHGMRGEYGSIGMNVLLGALAILVAWGRFVKAPVSPRN; this is translated from the coding sequence ATGTCCGTCAACGTTGCCACCTCCGCAAGCCCCTCGAAGGCCTGGACCATCGGCCTGTGGGTCCTCCAGGTCCTGCTCGCCGCCATGTTCGGCATGGCGGGCACCATGAAGGCGACCGCTCCCATCACGCAGCTCGCGGCCAACATGCCCTGGGTCGCCGAGCTCCCGGCGCTCGTGCGCTTCATCGGCATCGCGGAGCTGGCCGCTGCCTTGGGCCTCATCCTACCTGCTGCGACCCGTATCCTGCCGTTCCTCACCCCGCTCGCGGGGGCCGGGCTCGCCCTCATCATGGTGCTGGCGGCCGGCTTCCACGGCATGCGCGGCGAGTACGGTTCGATCGGCATGAACGTGCTCCTGGGAGCGCTCGCGATCCTCGTGGCCTGGGGCCGCTTCGTCAAGGCGCCGGTTTCGCCCCGCAACTAG
- a CDS encoding APC family permease: MTSTSLGRLRLPSAVGLAVATMIGSGVFVTSGLLARDLSPAAILLEWLLGGVLAACGATCYAAVAAHVPRSGGEYRFLHDLYHPFAGYAAGWVTIVFGFAAPIAMAAMAAGAYAEALGARGLALPVALALVIGLGAIQASGLKWGGAVQNLGVVIKLATVLLFVGAALFSGILDPLRALPGAETLQSLTSMPFAVGQIYVGFAFTGWSAAVYMASEVEDPARNVPRAMWLGCGLVAAIYLLLNFVFVTALSGAELATVAQSQSSALTLGHLVATKLLGPIGGVFASCMILAVLVSSVVAMSMTGPRVCAAMAEDGYLPRWVRWRPGPWGGAGSVGLMTALAAGMTVTNSFELLLGAVGVTLAIFGALSACAVLRIDGLKLGFWRALALSLYLLGAGWGVFSTLRAYPSTLAWMVVTLGAAAIAYRLTSRKAERHLGLR; encoded by the coding sequence ATGACCTCGACTTCCCTCGGTCGCTTGCGCCTTCCGAGCGCGGTGGGCCTCGCCGTTGCCACCATGATCGGCAGCGGCGTCTTCGTTACCAGCGGCCTGTTGGCCCGCGACCTCTCGCCTGCTGCGATCCTGCTCGAATGGTTGCTCGGCGGCGTGCTCGCCGCCTGTGGCGCGACCTGCTACGCGGCGGTGGCCGCGCACGTCCCGCGCAGCGGCGGCGAGTACCGCTTCCTGCATGACCTCTATCACCCCTTCGCTGGCTACGCGGCTGGCTGGGTCACCATCGTCTTCGGCTTCGCCGCCCCGATCGCCATGGCCGCCATGGCGGCAGGGGCCTATGCCGAGGCCCTCGGCGCCCGGGGGCTCGCCCTGCCCGTGGCCCTCGCCCTGGTCATCGGCCTCGGCGCCATCCAGGCCTCGGGCTTGAAGTGGGGCGGGGCCGTCCAGAACCTGGGGGTCGTCATCAAGCTGGCGACGGTCCTGCTCTTCGTGGGCGCGGCCCTCTTCTCGGGGATTCTCGATCCCCTGCGCGCCCTGCCCGGTGCCGAGACGCTGCAGTCGCTGACCTCCATGCCCTTCGCGGTGGGCCAGATCTACGTGGGCTTCGCCTTTACGGGCTGGAGCGCGGCGGTCTACATGGCCTCCGAGGTCGAGGATCCCGCCCGGAACGTGCCACGCGCCATGTGGCTCGGCTGTGGCTTGGTCGCGGCGATCTATTTGCTGCTCAACTTCGTCTTCGTGACCGCCCTCTCAGGAGCCGAGCTTGCGACCGTGGCCCAATCCCAGTCATCGGCCCTGACGCTCGGGCACCTGGTGGCGACGAAGCTGCTCGGTCCGATCGGCGGGGTCTTCGCCTCGTGCATGATCCTGGCGGTGCTGGTCTCGAGCGTGGTGGCCATGAGCATGACCGGGCCGCGCGTCTGTGCGGCGATGGCCGAGGACGGCTACCTGCCGCGCTGGGTGCGGTGGCGTCCGGGCCCCTGGGGCGGGGCCGGGTCGGTGGGCCTGATGACCGCGCTCGCGGCGGGCATGACGGTGACCAACTCCTTCGAGCTCTTGCTCGGCGCGGTCGGAGTCACCCTCGCCATCTTCGGAGCCCTGAGCGCCTGCGCCGTGCTGCGCATCGACGGGCTCAAGCTCGGCTTCTGGCGCGCCCTCGCCCTTTCGCTCTATCTGCTTGGCGCGGGCTGGGGGGTGTTCAGCACCCTGCGGGCCTACCCCTCGACGCTTGCGTGGATGGTCGTGACCCTCGGGGCCGCAGCGATCGCTTATCGCCTCACCTCACGAAAGGCCGAGCGGCACCTCGGCCTTCGCTAG
- a CDS encoding ABC transporter ATP-binding protein gives MPAPTPAAARPTPPKRPPGVSADALKALKRPLGYLGKHWREATGAAISLLIVLGASLATPQLIRAAIDDGLIPHRPQAIAFAVGSMVALAVLRAAFGFLQEYLTERASQGVAYQLREDLFEKIQRLSFSYYDRTEAGQLLTRLTSDVEQIRGFTGAGILQLANAGLMLVASVVLLFSLNWKLTLVTLLTLSPMFWLMANFVRRIGPLFGRIQHQLGTLNTQLQESLGGLRIVRAYGREADTLSRYRTTNEGLLDLSLASIRAVANNFPFIMMLANLATLAIIGFGGYQTIQGSLTVGQLLAFNNYLAFLMHPIMTLGFSMVMIARAGASAVRVAEIFDAPLEVADAPEARELLPLRGEVVFENVAFRYPGAERGSLEGLSFKVQPGETVAIVGTTGSGKSTLVHLLPRFYDVTAGRVLIDGEDLREVKLASLRSQLGVVMQAPLLFSGTIAQNIAYGKPDATQEAIEAAARAAQADAFIRELPDGYQTVIGERGTGLSGGQRQRLAIARALLVDPRLVILDDSTSAVDAETEAAIRESLDRLMRDARRTCFVIAQRFSTVRDADRILVLDGGKLVAEGTHEALLAECTLYAEILGAQFLDETPQTQQAAGGRA, from the coding sequence ATGCCTGCGCCTACCCCTGCTGCTGCCCGTCCGACCCCGCCGAAGCGCCCCCCGGGCGTCTCGGCCGATGCCCTCAAGGCCCTGAAGCGCCCTTTGGGCTACCTGGGCAAGCACTGGCGCGAGGCCACCGGGGCCGCCATCTCGCTGCTGATCGTCCTGGGCGCGAGCCTCGCGACCCCCCAGCTGATCCGCGCGGCCATCGATGACGGGCTCATCCCGCACCGGCCGCAGGCGATCGCCTTCGCCGTGGGAAGCATGGTCGCGCTCGCCGTCCTGCGCGCCGCCTTCGGCTTCTTGCAGGAATACCTGACCGAGCGCGCCTCGCAAGGGGTCGCCTACCAGCTGCGCGAGGACCTGTTCGAGAAGATCCAGCGCCTGAGCTTCAGCTACTACGACCGGACAGAGGCCGGACAGCTGCTCACGCGTCTCACCAGCGACGTCGAGCAGATCCGCGGCTTCACGGGAGCAGGCATCCTGCAGCTCGCAAACGCCGGCCTGATGCTCGTCGCAAGCGTCGTGCTGCTCTTTTCCCTCAACTGGAAGCTGACGCTCGTGACCCTGTTGACGCTCTCGCCCATGTTCTGGCTGATGGCGAACTTCGTCCGGCGGATCGGCCCGCTCTTCGGGCGGATCCAGCACCAGCTCGGCACCCTCAACACCCAGCTCCAGGAGAGCCTCGGGGGGCTTCGGATCGTGCGGGCCTACGGCCGCGAGGCGGACACCCTTTCGCGCTACCGCACCACCAACGAAGGCCTCCTGGACCTGAGCCTCGCCTCCATCCGAGCGGTGGCCAACAACTTCCCGTTCATCATGATGCTGGCCAACCTCGCCACCCTTGCGATCATCGGCTTCGGCGGCTATCAGACCATCCAGGGCAGCCTCACGGTCGGGCAACTGCTCGCCTTCAACAACTACCTGGCCTTTCTCATGCACCCCATCATGACGCTCGGCTTCTCGATGGTCATGATCGCCCGTGCGGGAGCCTCGGCCGTCCGGGTGGCCGAGATCTTCGACGCCCCGCTCGAGGTCGCGGACGCCCCCGAGGCGCGCGAGCTCCTGCCGCTGCGCGGAGAGGTCGTCTTCGAGAACGTCGCTTTCCGCTACCCCGGCGCCGAGCGCGGCAGCCTCGAAGGCCTCAGCTTCAAGGTGCAGCCGGGTGAGACGGTGGCCATCGTCGGCACGACGGGCTCGGGCAAGAGCACGCTCGTGCACCTCCTGCCGCGGTTCTACGACGTAACCGCAGGGCGGGTACTCATCGACGGCGAGGACCTGCGCGAGGTGAAGCTCGCCTCGCTGCGCAGCCAGCTCGGCGTGGTCATGCAAGCGCCGCTGCTCTTCAGCGGGACGATCGCCCAGAACATCGCCTACGGCAAGCCGGACGCGACTCAGGAGGCCATCGAGGCAGCCGCCCGCGCCGCCCAGGCCGACGCCTTCATCCGCGAGCTGCCCGACGGCTACCAGACCGTCATCGGCGAGCGGGGGACGGGCCTCTCCGGCGGGCAGCGGCAGCGCCTGGCGATCGCCCGCGCGCTCCTGGTCGATCCGCGGCTCGTCATCCTGGACGACAGCACCTCGGCGGTGGACGCCGAGACCGAAGCGGCCATCCGCGAGTCCCTGGATCGCCTGATGCGCGACGCGCGTCGGACCTGCTTCGTCATCGCCCAGCGCTTCAGCACCGTCCGTGACGCGGACCGGATCCTGGTGCTGGACGGCGGGAAGCTGGTGGCGGAGGGCACGCACGAGGCGCTCCTTGCGGAGTGCACCCTTTACGCGGAGATCCTGGGCGCACAGTTCCTGGACGAGACACCCCAGACCCAACAGGCAGCAGGAGGCCGGGCATGA
- a CDS encoding DsbA family oxidoreductase has protein sequence MKVEIYSDVACPWCYIGKKRFEKALAAFPQRDAVEITYRAFQLNPDLSADPSEARPQADYLRDRFGPGYKAMLDRVVEVAAGEGIAFNADAALVASTFAAHRLVWFAEQEGGSSLKARMVDALFKAQFTDGGNVADPAALLALATGVGLDAERTRAFLASDAGASEVREELEEGHALGITGVPTFVFEGKWGVSGAQEAETFLRILEQVEGEMGATVPETAAPACEDDACAL, from the coding sequence ATGAAAGTTGAAATCTACTCCGACGTGGCTTGCCCCTGGTGCTACATCGGCAAGAAGCGCTTCGAGAAGGCCCTCGCGGCCTTCCCCCAGCGCGACGCGGTCGAGATCACCTACCGGGCGTTCCAGCTCAACCCCGATCTTTCGGCGGATCCGAGCGAGGCGCGTCCCCAGGCCGACTACCTGCGCGACAGGTTCGGCCCCGGCTACAAGGCGATGCTCGACCGGGTGGTCGAGGTCGCCGCGGGTGAGGGCATCGCCTTCAACGCGGACGCGGCCCTGGTCGCGAGCACCTTTGCGGCTCACCGCCTGGTCTGGTTCGCCGAGCAAGAAGGCGGCAGCTCCTTGAAGGCGCGCATGGTCGATGCGCTCTTCAAGGCCCAGTTCACGGACGGCGGCAACGTCGCGGATCCCGCGGCGCTCTTGGCCCTCGCCACCGGCGTCGGGCTCGATGCCGAGCGCACGCGCGCTTTCTTGGCATCCGATGCGGGTGCCTCCGAGGTCCGAGAGGAGCTCGAAGAGGGCCATGCCCTGGGCATCACGGGCGTTCCGACCTTCGTCTTCGAGGGCAAGTGGGGTGTTTCCGGCGCACAAGAGGCGGAGACCTTCCTGCGGATCCTCGAGCAGGTCGAAGGCGAAATGGGCGCGACGGTCCCCGAGACCGCAGCACCTGCTTGCGAAGACGACGCCTGCGCCCTCTGA
- a CDS encoding polyisoprenoid-binding protein gives MPWVIDPLHTHIGFSVKHMMVSTVRGQFKAYSGSIHLDEQDFTRSTVEGQIEVASIDTGIADRDNHLRNNDFFDAPNHPTITFKSTRIERKDDDEYVVYGDITIRGVTKEIALEVEHAGFNKNPWGQTVTGFSAKATLNRKDFGVNYNAVLEMGGVAVGEKVKLELEVEAVLQDAPVAAAAQ, from the coding sequence ATGCCCTGGGTCATCGATCCCCTGCACACCCATATCGGCTTCTCGGTCAAGCACATGATGGTCTCGACCGTGCGCGGCCAGTTCAAGGCCTACAGCGGCTCCATCCACCTCGACGAGCAGGACTTCACCCGCTCGACGGTCGAGGGCCAGATCGAGGTCGCCAGCATCGACACCGGGATCGCGGACCGCGACAACCACCTGCGCAACAACGACTTCTTCGACGCGCCCAACCACCCCACGATCACCTTCAAGAGCACCCGCATCGAGCGCAAGGACGACGACGAGTACGTGGTCTACGGCGACATCACCATCCGTGGCGTCACCAAGGAGATCGCCCTCGAGGTCGAGCATGCGGGCTTCAACAAGAACCCCTGGGGCCAGACCGTCACCGGCTTCAGCGCCAAAGCCACCCTCAACCGCAAGGACTTCGGCGTCAACTACAACGCCGTGCTCGAGATGGGCGGCGTGGCCGTCGGCGAGAAGGTGAAGCTGGAGCTCGAAGTCGAAGCCGTCCTGCAGGACGCGCCCGTCGCTGCGGCTGCGCAGTAG
- a CDS encoding DUF2252 family protein, with amino-acid sequence MKRLLPLLLLPMVTACAIASPFAPDAASQGARAYGADRDGVAIVKGYYASLVKRDPQLVAKKYELMSDSAFAFFRGSAHLFYADVAKDKGLASSLKIPLMGDLHLENLGTYQTSEGSLAYDLNDFDESFVGPYTWEVARCATSILLAADEAGLKAGEGRDLVETFLVAYRDAVKGLAKNPQTLSRPLGAENLHGPAVEAIASASKASRADFIAKQTERGSFKLGKKLSACDEGTRERLRAAVAAYAAGRSEGARFYRVKDVAARLAGVASIGRYRYVALIEGASESPDDDVILEFKEEATSAAAPYAASPVADEAARVAQAYRYFLPGADRFLGTARVQGLDYLIRELQPAKGGVELADLKGSKGFASHMPAVALAAARAHARSGRVSDLIADMGDEKAFVARIRDFAVAYHDQVQEDHRAFKKQR; translated from the coding sequence ATGAAACGCCTGTTGCCCCTCTTGTTGTTGCCCATGGTCACGGCCTGCGCGATCGCCTCGCCCTTCGCGCCCGACGCGGCGTCACAAGGTGCGCGGGCCTACGGGGCTGACCGCGACGGGGTTGCGATCGTCAAGGGCTACTACGCGTCCCTGGTCAAGCGCGATCCGCAGCTCGTCGCCAAGAAGTACGAGCTCATGAGCGACTCGGCCTTCGCGTTCTTCCGGGGTAGCGCCCACCTCTTCTACGCCGACGTTGCCAAGGACAAGGGGCTCGCGAGCAGCCTCAAGATCCCGCTGATGGGGGATCTGCACCTCGAGAACCTGGGCACCTACCAGACGTCGGAGGGCAGCCTCGCCTACGACCTCAACGACTTCGACGAGAGCTTCGTCGGGCCCTACACCTGGGAGGTGGCGCGCTGCGCCACCAGCATCCTGCTTGCCGCCGACGAGGCGGGCCTGAAGGCCGGCGAGGGCCGTGACCTGGTCGAGACCTTCCTTGTCGCCTACCGCGACGCCGTCAAGGGCCTGGCCAAGAACCCGCAGACCCTCTCGCGGCCCCTGGGGGCCGAAAACCTGCACGGTCCTGCGGTCGAGGCGATCGCAAGCGCGAGCAAGGCCTCGCGCGCCGATTTCATCGCCAAGCAGACCGAAAGAGGAAGTTTCAAGCTCGGCAAGAAGCTCTCAGCCTGCGACGAGGGCACCCGCGAGCGCCTTCGCGCCGCGGTTGCGGCTTACGCCGCCGGGCGCAGCGAAGGGGCTCGCTTCTACCGGGTCAAGGACGTGGCCGCGCGGCTCGCCGGCGTGGCGAGCATCGGCCGCTACCGCTACGTGGCCCTCATCGAAGGCGCGAGCGAATCGCCCGACGACGACGTGATCCTCGAGTTCAAGGAGGAAGCGACGAGCGCCGCCGCCCCTTACGCCGCCTCGCCGGTCGCCGACGAGGCCGCCCGCGTCGCGCAGGCCTACCGCTACTTCTTGCCGGGAGCGGATCGCTTCCTCGGCACGGCCCGGGTGCAGGGGCTCGATTACCTCATCCGCGAGCTCCAGCCCGCCAAGGGCGGCGTGGAGCTGGCCGACCTCAAGGGCTCCAAGGGCTTCGCCAGCCACATGCCTGCCGTCGCGCTGGCCGCAGCCCGTGCCCATGCCCGCTCGGGCCGCGTCTCGGACCTGATCGCCGACATGGGAGACGAGAAGGCCTTCGTCGCCCGCATCCGCGACTTCGCCGTCGCCTACCACGACCAGGTCCAGGAGGACCACCGCGCTTTCAAGAAGCAGCGCTAA
- a CDS encoding OsmC family protein → METEDRAAQIDGIDLDNLKATVTMFRDHPDLARFKFRARNVWKMGTHNQTQIERFYGAGQEDTSRPEPIAIEADEPPLLLGHNAGANPVEHVLVALSSCLTTSLVANAAARGIRLRAVTSKLEGDLDVRGFLGLSDEVRNGYQNIRVSFEIDADAPEETLRELVEIAKQRSPVFDIVSHGVPVEVGLASSP, encoded by the coding sequence ATGGAAACCGAGGACCGTGCAGCGCAGATTGACGGGATCGACCTGGATAACCTCAAGGCAACCGTCACCATGTTCCGGGACCACCCGGATCTTGCCCGCTTCAAGTTCCGTGCCCGCAACGTCTGGAAAATGGGCACCCACAACCAGACCCAGATCGAGCGGTTCTACGGGGCGGGGCAAGAAGACACCTCGCGCCCCGAGCCCATCGCCATCGAGGCGGACGAGCCACCCCTGTTGCTTGGCCACAACGCCGGGGCCAACCCGGTCGAGCACGTGCTGGTCGCGCTCTCCAGCTGCTTGACCACCTCCCTGGTGGCGAACGCCGCCGCCCGCGGCATCAGGCTGCGCGCGGTCACCTCGAAGCTGGAAGGGGATCTGGACGTGCGCGGCTTTTTGGGGCTCTCGGACGAGGTCCGAAACGGGTACCAGAACATCCGCGTCAGCTTCGAGATCGACGCCGACGCGCCGGAGGAGACCCTAAGAGAGCTCGTCGAGATCGCCAAGCAGCGCTCGCCGGTTTTCGACATCGTGAGCCACGGCGTCCCGGTGGAGGTCGGCCTCGCATCCAGCCCCTGA
- a CDS encoding ABC transporter ATP-binding protein, producing MIRGIAGLVEHPEERAQHSGKIMRRLVLELRPHTRSLVFTLALVVAAALSQALVPWLIGKAIDGPIMHRDAKGLLWLMLVTLAVSVAGGLAGRAQMLRIGSTGQRILANLRERLFEKLQGLPVAFFDKQAKGDLMSRVSNDVDTLNQLISQGLTQVLGALLSLVGVLVAMLALNLHLALACMAVIPVMLLTTYLLARRARKAYRTTRETTGAVMADLQEEIEGVRESQAFNRTEANIARFRARNAKNRDANISATAVSSAFSPVIELLAALTTAVVIGYGSYLALHGTISVGLVAAFLLYTQQFFRPIQLATQVAAQAQSALAGAERIYAILDAAPETPDAPNATALHEVQGRIAFEDVSFGYEAGRPVLSNVTFTLEPGQTVALVGPTGAGKTTIAGLIPRFYDVSMGRVTLDGEDLRTLARADLRRQIAVVPQEAFLFSGTVAENLAFGRPEADLAEIERVSREVGAHDFIMGLSEGYQTRLGHAGTQLSQGQRQLLSIARAVLSERPILLLDEATSHVDTKTEATIQAALDRLLAGRTSLVIAHRLSTIRHADQILVIAGGTIAERGTHAELMALGGRYAELYRTQFGDRPSEAADVSSSAMA from the coding sequence ATGATTCGCGGTATCGCAGGACTCGTCGAACACCCCGAGGAGCGCGCTCAGCACAGCGGCAAGATCATGCGCCGGCTCGTCCTAGAGCTGCGCCCGCACACGCGATCGCTCGTCTTCACCCTCGCCCTAGTCGTGGCGGCGGCCCTCTCTCAGGCGCTCGTTCCCTGGCTGATCGGTAAGGCCATCGACGGACCGATCATGCATCGCGACGCCAAGGGCCTGCTCTGGCTGATGCTCGTCACCCTCGCCGTGAGCGTGGCGGGCGGGCTTGCGGGCCGCGCCCAGATGCTGCGGATCGGAAGCACCGGCCAGCGCATCCTCGCGAACCTGCGTGAGCGCCTCTTCGAGAAGCTGCAGGGGCTGCCCGTCGCCTTCTTCGACAAGCAAGCCAAGGGCGACCTCATGAGCCGGGTGAGCAACGACGTCGACACCCTGAACCAATTGATCTCGCAGGGGCTCACCCAGGTACTCGGCGCCCTCTTGAGCCTGGTCGGGGTGCTCGTCGCCATGCTGGCGCTGAACCTGCACCTTGCGCTCGCGTGCATGGCCGTCATCCCCGTCATGCTCCTGACCACCTACCTGCTCGCTCGGCGGGCGCGAAAAGCCTACCGCACGACCCGCGAGACCACCGGCGCGGTCATGGCGGATCTGCAAGAGGAGATCGAGGGCGTCCGCGAGTCGCAGGCCTTCAACCGCACCGAGGCGAACATCGCCCGGTTCCGGGCGCGCAACGCCAAGAACCGCGACGCCAACATCTCGGCGACGGCAGTCAGCTCGGCCTTCTCGCCTGTGATCGAGCTGCTCGCCGCGCTCACCACCGCCGTGGTCATCGGCTACGGCTCGTACCTGGCGCTGCACGGCACCATCTCCGTCGGTCTGGTCGCAGCCTTCCTGCTCTACACCCAGCAGTTCTTCCGGCCCATCCAGCTCGCGACCCAGGTCGCAGCCCAGGCCCAGTCCGCGCTCGCTGGGGCCGAGCGGATCTACGCCATCCTCGACGCGGCCCCCGAGACGCCGGATGCCCCTAACGCCACGGCGCTTCACGAGGTCCAGGGCCGGATCGCCTTCGAGGACGTCTCCTTCGGCTACGAAGCAGGGCGCCCGGTGCTCTCCAACGTCACCTTCACCCTCGAGCCCGGGCAGACGGTCGCGTTGGTCGGCCCCACCGGCGCGGGCAAGACCACGATCGCGGGGCTCATCCCGCGCTTCTACGACGTGAGCATGGGCCGGGTCACCCTCGATGGGGAAGATCTGCGCACGCTTGCGCGCGCCGACCTGCGCCGGCAGATCGCCGTCGTGCCGCAGGAGGCCTTCCTGTTCAGCGGGACGGTCGCCGAGAACCTCGCCTTCGGCCGGCCCGAGGCCGATCTCGCGGAGATCGAGCGGGTTTCGCGCGAAGTGGGCGCTCACGACTTCATCATGGGCCTGAGTGAGGGGTACCAGACGCGGCTCGGCCATGCCGGCACCCAGCTGAGCCAGGGCCAGCGCCAGTTGCTCTCCATCGCCCGGGCGGTGCTCTCGGAGCGGCCGATCCTGCTCTTGGACGAGGCGACGAGCCACGTGGACACCAAGACCGAGGCGACCATCCAGGCAGCTCTCGATCGCCTGCTCGCAGGTCGGACCAGCCTCGTCATCGCCCACCGCCTGAGCACCATCCGCCACGCGGACCAGATCCTGGTCATCGCGGGGGGCACCATCGCCGAGCGCGGCACCCACGCCGAGCTCATGGCCCTCGGCGGCCGCTATGCGGAGTTGTACCGCACCCAGTTCGGCGATCGCCCGAGCGAGGCGGCCGACGTGTCCTCGTCCGCCATGGCCTGA
- a CDS encoding DUF3445 domain-containing protein, translating to MSVVLQELDLSERVAGLPEPADYFPIETGRYEVQAGLKILGKQPVQGRIETNFFLIDAQYHAYLRAKREARREDLSKYYRRHALSPALERAATAWLMQRLCIEYPDYFALETTPALVFTNRLIGLRVSIDPESLVVIDQAQGPSAHPGGEVFADVDFRGADALDVVTSCLQEDLALVAMDPEDRRDWLACLHLSYPNHWSPAEKIAQPFLAVHAPVADFERVARTSDKILEAMIHRGPFVRFAWGIATDTALNHHPENPPGRALPQNDPIVAGESTYMRIERQTLQGFPEHHAALFTIRTYFTPVRRIAADPERRAQLRDALATMSPEALAYKGLEAIQAPLVAYLR from the coding sequence ATGAGTGTCGTCTTACAGGAGCTGGATCTCTCGGAGCGGGTCGCGGGGTTGCCTGAGCCTGCCGATTACTTCCCCATCGAGACCGGGCGCTACGAAGTGCAGGCCGGCCTCAAGATCCTCGGCAAGCAGCCGGTGCAGGGCCGGATCGAGACGAACTTCTTCTTGATCGACGCCCAGTACCACGCCTACCTGCGGGCCAAGCGCGAGGCGCGGCGCGAGGACCTCTCCAAGTACTACCGCCGCCACGCCCTCTCTCCCGCGCTCGAGCGGGCGGCGACCGCGTGGCTCATGCAGCGGCTCTGCATCGAGTACCCTGACTACTTCGCGCTGGAGACCACCCCCGCCCTCGTCTTCACCAACCGTCTGATCGGCCTGCGCGTGAGCATCGACCCCGAATCACTCGTGGTCATCGACCAAGCACAGGGCCCCAGCGCACATCCCGGAGGCGAGGTCTTCGCGGACGTGGACTTCCGCGGGGCTGACGCGCTGGACGTGGTGACCTCCTGCCTTCAAGAAGACCTGGCCCTCGTTGCCATGGACCCCGAAGACCGCCGCGACTGGCTTGCTTGCCTGCACCTGAGCTACCCGAACCACTGGAGCCCCGCCGAGAAGATCGCTCAGCCCTTCCTCGCGGTCCATGCGCCGGTAGCGGACTTCGAGCGGGTGGCGCGCACCAGCGACAAGATCCTCGAAGCCATGATCCACCGAGGGCCGTTCGTGCGCTTCGCCTGGGGCATCGCGACCGACACTGCCCTCAACCACCACCCCGAGAACCCGCCGGGCCGCGCCTTACCCCAAAACGACCCCATCGTCGCCGGCGAGAGCACTTACATGCGCATCGAGCGTCAGACCCTGCAGGGCTTCCCCGAGCACCACGCGGCCCTCTTCACCATCCGCACCTACTTCACCCCCGTGCGCCGGATCGCCGCCGATCCCGAAAGACGCGCGCAGCTGCGCGACGCGCTCGCCACCATGTCTCCCGAGGCCCTCGCCTACAAGGGCCTCGAGGCCATCCAGGCTCCGCTCGTCGCCTACCTTCGCTAA